In one window of Micromonospora cathayae DNA:
- a CDS encoding MFS transporter: MGTTLEAPHRAGPREWLGLAVLALPTLLLSIDLSVLHLAVPHISESLLPSAPQMLWIIDIYGFMIAGFLVTMGTLGDRIGRRRLLLIGAAAFGVASVAAAYADDPVLLIAARAALGVAGATLMPSTLALISNMFRDPQQRGVAIGIWVTMFSVGVALGPVVGGAMLEWFWWGSVFLLGVPIMAVLLIAGPRLLPEYRDPDAGKLDLTSVLLSLAAILPVIYGLKELAKDASPVVPVLTIVVGLAIGVVFARRQRTLDSPLIDLRLFRHRTLSTALVAMLFSMLIAGGTYLFVTQYLQLVVGLSPLKAGLWLLPAAFALIVTSVLAPVLAAKIAPAHVVAAGLAISAVGHLMLALIPSEGGLTQLVVGFMLVYAGGGPLIALGTDIVVGSAPPEQAGSAAAVSETSTELGMALGVAILGTIGSIVYRSGVDVPAGTADGSAAADTLAGAVTVAGQLPADAANALLTSARDAFTGGLNVVATIATTITVLLAVAVVALVRTPRDEGPDAADVPATDAPAEEPVPAKSA; the protein is encoded by the coding sequence TTGGGAACCACCCTGGAAGCACCCCACCGCGCGGGCCCGCGCGAGTGGCTCGGCCTCGCCGTGCTGGCGCTGCCGACGCTGCTGCTCTCCATCGACCTGAGCGTGCTGCACCTCGCGGTGCCGCACATCAGCGAGAGTCTGCTGCCCAGCGCCCCGCAGATGCTGTGGATCATCGACATCTACGGCTTCATGATCGCCGGTTTCCTGGTGACCATGGGCACCCTGGGCGACCGGATCGGCCGCCGTCGGCTGCTGCTGATCGGTGCCGCCGCCTTCGGGGTCGCCTCGGTGGCCGCCGCGTACGCCGACGACCCGGTGCTGCTGATCGCCGCCCGTGCCGCGCTCGGTGTCGCCGGGGCCACCCTGATGCCGTCCACCCTGGCGCTGATCAGCAACATGTTCCGCGACCCGCAGCAGCGGGGCGTGGCGATCGGCATCTGGGTCACCATGTTCTCCGTCGGGGTGGCGCTCGGCCCGGTCGTCGGCGGCGCGATGCTGGAATGGTTCTGGTGGGGGTCGGTCTTCCTGCTCGGCGTACCGATCATGGCGGTGCTGCTGATCGCCGGTCCCCGGCTGCTGCCCGAGTACCGCGACCCGGACGCCGGCAAGCTCGACCTGACCAGCGTGCTGCTCTCGCTGGCCGCGATCCTGCCGGTCATCTACGGCCTCAAGGAACTCGCCAAGGACGCCTCCCCGGTGGTGCCGGTGCTCACCATCGTGGTCGGCCTGGCCATCGGGGTGGTCTTCGCCCGCCGGCAGCGCACCCTGGACAGCCCACTGATCGACCTGCGGCTGTTCCGGCACCGCACGCTGAGCACCGCCCTGGTGGCGATGCTGTTCAGCATGCTCATCGCCGGCGGCACGTACCTGTTCGTCACCCAGTACCTCCAGCTCGTGGTGGGCCTGTCGCCGCTGAAGGCCGGCCTGTGGCTGCTGCCGGCGGCGTTCGCGCTGATCGTCACCTCCGTGCTCGCCCCGGTGCTGGCCGCGAAGATCGCCCCGGCGCACGTGGTCGCCGCCGGTCTGGCCATCTCGGCCGTCGGCCACCTGATGCTGGCCCTGATCCCCAGCGAGGGTGGGCTCACCCAGCTCGTCGTCGGGTTCATGCTGGTGTACGCCGGTGGCGGTCCGCTGATCGCCCTCGGCACCGACATCGTGGTCGGCTCGGCCCCGCCCGAGCAGGCCGGTTCCGCCGCGGCGGTCTCCGAGACCAGCACCGAGCTGGGCATGGCCCTCGGCGTGGCGATCCTCGGCACCATCGGCAGCATCGTCTACCGCAGCGGGGTGGACGTGCCGGCGGGCACCGCCGACGGGTCGGCGGCCGCCGACACCCTGGCCGGCGCGGTCACCGTCGCCGGGCAGCTTCCGGCCGACGCGGCGAACGCCCTGCTCACCTCGGCCCGGGACGCCTTCACCGGCGGGCTGAACGTGGTCGCCACGATCGCCACCACGATCACCGTGCTGCTCGCGGTGGCGGTGGTGGCGCTGGTCCGTACCCCCCGGGACGAGGGCCCGGACGCGGCCGACGTGCCGGCGACCGACGCGCCGGCCGAGGAGCCGGTGCCGGCGAAGTCCGCGTAA
- a CDS encoding thioesterase II family protein, which translates to MTGNWLLRVGPPGGPGTPWGRVVALPHAGGWPSAFRAWRRVLPAGVELLVGQLPGRGLRAGEPPLHRVEPLVEGLAHAVAELEPLPYAVVGHSFGSVLGYELTRELERKGLPPELLAVSARQPPCFPSEPPFGHLRTDAEMLDHLVEIGGVTPELLHRTDLVRSALTAIRADLEAMETYQRPPSGTGVPILSLGATDDPIVVADRLALWSLETTGPFRRRMFTGGHFYLYDPTTAATVAADLVAALAPAAGHPPGGHPDHGTTQ; encoded by the coding sequence ATGACCGGGAACTGGCTGCTGCGGGTGGGTCCGCCCGGTGGACCCGGCACGCCGTGGGGGCGGGTGGTGGCGCTGCCGCACGCCGGTGGCTGGCCGTCCGCGTTCCGGGCCTGGCGGCGGGTGCTGCCCGCCGGGGTGGAACTGCTCGTCGGGCAGCTGCCCGGCCGGGGCCTACGGGCCGGCGAGCCGCCGCTGCACCGGGTGGAACCGTTGGTCGAGGGGCTCGCGCACGCGGTGGCCGAGCTGGAGCCGCTGCCGTACGCGGTGGTCGGGCACAGCTTCGGCAGCGTGCTCGGCTACGAGCTGACCCGGGAACTGGAACGCAAGGGGCTGCCACCCGAGCTGCTGGCGGTGTCGGCCCGCCAACCGCCCTGCTTCCCCAGCGAACCGCCGTTCGGGCACCTGCGGACCGACGCGGAGATGCTCGACCACCTGGTGGAGATCGGCGGGGTCACCCCCGAGCTGCTGCACCGTACCGACCTGGTGCGGTCCGCGTTGACCGCGATCCGCGCCGACCTGGAGGCGATGGAGACCTACCAGCGACCGCCGAGCGGCACGGGCGTGCCGATCCTGTCCCTGGGCGCCACGGACGACCCGATCGTGGTCGCCGACCGGCTCGCCCTGTGGTCGCTGGAGACCACCGGCCCGTTCCGCCGCCGCATGTTCACCGGCGGCCACTTCTACCTGTACGACCCGACCACCGCCGCGACCGTCGCCGCGGACCTGGTCGCCGCGCTCGCCCCGGCGGCCGGGCACCCGCCCGGTGGGCACCCCGACCACGGCACAACCCAGTAA
- a CDS encoding class II histone deacetylase, whose protein sequence is MSNLAWYSHELCFWHDPGQGSGYLPVGPGIEPLRQFAVDPDLRRAEGLVRLSGLLDLYTRVTPTPATDDDLRLVHTAAHIDRVEAASALGAGDAGVYAHVNHHSAEAARLAVGACVQATTAVLDGRFDRAYCLVRPPGHHAEPDRAMALCLYNNVAVAARAAQRHGVRRVLVLDWDVHHGNGIQRAFYDDPDVLYVSIHQEGLFPPASGLVTETGTGPGTGYTLNVPLPAGAGHEAYLAALSRLVEPAARAFAPELILVAAGVDASGHDPMGRMMCTSRTFHAMTVRMCALAEELCGGRIVLAHEGGYSAWYQPTLVMAVAAALAGRPEPPDPFLHSLEHLPGQRLRPHQARVLDHLATHHPLLAGGGPG, encoded by the coding sequence ATGTCGAACCTCGCCTGGTACAGCCACGAGCTGTGCTTCTGGCACGACCCCGGCCAGGGCTCCGGATACCTGCCGGTCGGGCCGGGCATCGAGCCGCTGCGCCAGTTCGCGGTGGACCCGGACCTGCGTCGGGCCGAGGGTCTGGTCCGGCTGTCCGGGCTGCTGGACCTCTACACCCGGGTCACCCCGACCCCGGCCACCGACGACGACCTGCGGCTGGTGCACACCGCCGCGCACATCGACCGGGTCGAGGCCGCGTCCGCCCTCGGCGCGGGGGACGCCGGGGTGTACGCGCACGTCAACCACCACAGCGCCGAGGCCGCCCGGCTGGCCGTCGGGGCCTGCGTCCAGGCCACCACCGCCGTACTCGACGGCCGCTTCGACCGCGCCTACTGTCTGGTCCGCCCGCCCGGCCACCACGCCGAACCGGACCGGGCGATGGCCCTGTGCCTCTACAACAACGTGGCGGTGGCCGCGCGGGCGGCGCAACGGCACGGGGTACGCCGGGTGCTGGTGCTGGACTGGGACGTGCACCACGGCAACGGCATCCAGCGCGCCTTCTACGACGACCCGGACGTGCTGTACGTCTCCATCCACCAGGAGGGGCTCTTCCCGCCCGCGTCCGGGCTGGTCACCGAGACCGGCACCGGCCCCGGCACCGGGTACACGCTCAACGTGCCGCTGCCGGCCGGCGCCGGCCACGAGGCGTACCTGGCCGCGCTCAGCCGGCTGGTGGAGCCGGCGGCGCGGGCCTTCGCGCCGGAGCTGATCCTGGTCGCGGCCGGGGTGGACGCCAGCGGGCACGACCCGATGGGCCGGATGATGTGCACCAGCCGCACCTTCCACGCGATGACCGTCCGGATGTGCGCGCTGGCCGAGGAACTCTGCGGCGGGCGGATCGTCCTGGCCCACGAGGGCGGCTACTCGGCCTGGTACCAGCCGACCCTGGTGATGGCCGTGGCCGCCGCGCTCGCCGGCCGGCCCGAGCCACCCGACCCGTTCCTGCACTCCCTGGAACACCTGCCGGGGCAGCGGCTGCGCCCGCACCAGGCCCGGGTGCTCGACCACCTCGCCACGCACCACCCGCTGCTGGCCGGGGGAGGACCGGGATGA
- a CDS encoding aminotransferase class I/II-fold pyridoxal phosphate-dependent enzyme produces MSRRHLLVADQPVLRDHRIGGTPVLAAAAQIDHLLAACEAAQPGGSWRLEQVAFLAPLRVEPGAPVEIETVLTTDGECTLGSRPADAVTPTPHSRARAVRSPLAPPHYLDLAELRAGCADEVPLSVVADWRRASGIEYGPTFQVIRSVHRGPDRMVALLRAPEQPGEPAMVPPPLLDSVFQLLGLLDAGASGGCLPWYVGRIDVRRRISGTVVALVERTGSGGAVRGRATVCNQQGEVLLELDRIVLKGATPTDPAGRTRSTPTDPAGRTTPADPAESTRSTPAGGRSVPAGSVTALTWAATEPTPEPAPDGGPIWLVTREAVGTDPVDGLVRLDPADLTTDRVDELRAGARPAEVVYVAPRDVTDPATATGFLQGVFTLLRRLAGQPPLPAVTIVTNAAQQLTPDEPVEPAQAALWGLARTLRIEHPQTRVRLVDVGLDGTAEPPTLDELRHQQPELAWRDGTWYAPTVTPVDGTGTGEPRRIAGGRFLITGGLGGIGLHVAEHLAGAGCAHLTLVGRTVPSEGPTRDRLDRLADACELRILGVDVRTLAEVPHERYDGVFHAAGVLRDGLVRSLTADRIDEVYAPKLGGVHALDAAFPDAARPGFVVLFSSVSAVYGNLGQGSYGSANAYLDGYAARRRAAGESWYSLGWGLWRVGMGEPIADAAAARGVPALTADEGVALLRHVLDLPPANYVLSAVREPKDAPMTPVSSVEARLWPALSAILKKTLHVAEVSPQDNLLELGLDSMMAVEVSAALAAEGLDVDPATFFDHADVDALLRHLEQQPRQAAATPDGVSPAPVAPAPVAVAPVAVAPVVPAAVAPARPVAPVPVERPVPAAVGQPETPAFVPDWDRFRAVDSAAPPDRYAASSRAGTVPASRPATAGPAPVTRPAAPNGHHPAPNGHAPAAPNGHRPAPALTGPAPTTGRPVDPFGPSAGGAGVPRRTLPGRLGDRPDGSFLDRRIDALSVDDRQVIAQDGYFYEPVIEESKGAWIKFDGRWFLNFASYSYLGLIGHDYIDHQAQRALEKHGTGAHGVRLLAGTLHLHRELELAIARFLGTEDAIVYTSGYMANVATVGALVGPGDVVIGDVYNHASILDGYRLSGAKVITYAHNDLADLERALRKAGDAGRLVVTDAVFSMDGDVADLPGILELCERYDAPLMVDEAHSLGVLGATGRGITEHFGIDPNRVPVKMGTLSKTVPSTGGYVAGSADLIFALKNNARGWMFSAAGTPMQVAAARAAIEVISAAPNLPDDLRALTDRYRAQLRGLGFDTLASETPVVPIICASSEQAQEMARLCQQEGIFVQPIVYPTVPKALPRLRTIVNLSHSADDLDQAVAVFAKAGRQVGLIA; encoded by the coding sequence GTGAGCCGCCGGCACCTGCTCGTCGCGGACCAGCCCGTGCTGCGTGACCACCGGATCGGTGGCACCCCGGTGCTGGCCGCGGCGGCCCAGATCGATCACCTGCTCGCCGCCTGCGAGGCGGCGCAGCCGGGCGGCAGTTGGCGGCTGGAACAGGTCGCGTTCCTCGCCCCGCTGCGTGTCGAACCCGGCGCGCCGGTCGAGATCGAGACCGTGCTGACCACGGACGGGGAGTGCACCCTCGGCTCCCGGCCGGCGGACGCGGTCACCCCGACCCCGCACAGCCGGGCCCGCGCGGTCCGCAGCCCGCTGGCCCCGCCGCACTACCTGGACCTGGCCGAGCTGCGGGCCGGCTGCGCCGACGAGGTACCCCTGTCGGTGGTGGCCGACTGGCGGCGGGCCAGCGGCATCGAGTACGGCCCCACCTTCCAGGTGATCCGCAGCGTGCACCGGGGACCGGACCGGATGGTGGCGTTGCTGCGCGCGCCCGAGCAGCCCGGCGAACCGGCGATGGTGCCGCCGCCGTTGCTGGACAGTGTCTTCCAACTGTTGGGGCTGCTCGACGCGGGTGCCTCCGGTGGCTGTCTGCCCTGGTACGTGGGGCGGATCGACGTCCGGCGGCGGATCTCGGGCACCGTCGTGGCCCTGGTGGAGCGGACCGGGTCCGGCGGTGCGGTACGTGGCCGGGCCACCGTCTGCAACCAGCAGGGCGAGGTGCTGCTCGAACTCGACCGGATCGTCCTCAAGGGCGCGACCCCGACCGACCCCGCCGGCCGTACCAGGTCGACCCCGACCGATCCGGCCGGCCGTACCACCCCGGCTGATCCGGCGGAAAGTACCCGGTCGACGCCGGCCGGTGGCCGGTCGGTGCCGGCCGGGTCGGTCACCGCCCTGACCTGGGCGGCCACCGAACCCACCCCGGAGCCGGCTCCCGACGGCGGCCCGATCTGGCTGGTCACCCGGGAGGCGGTGGGCACCGACCCGGTCGACGGCCTGGTCCGGCTCGACCCGGCGGACCTGACCACGGATCGGGTGGACGAGCTGCGGGCCGGGGCCCGGCCCGCCGAGGTGGTGTACGTCGCGCCCCGGGACGTCACCGACCCGGCCACCGCGACCGGTTTCCTTCAGGGGGTGTTCACCCTGCTGCGGCGGCTCGCCGGGCAGCCGCCGCTGCCGGCGGTCACCATCGTCACCAACGCCGCCCAGCAGCTGACCCCGGACGAGCCGGTGGAGCCGGCCCAGGCCGCGCTCTGGGGACTGGCCCGGACGCTGCGGATCGAGCACCCGCAGACCCGGGTCCGGCTGGTGGACGTCGGGCTCGACGGTACGGCCGAACCGCCCACCCTGGACGAACTCCGGCACCAGCAGCCGGAACTGGCCTGGCGGGACGGCACCTGGTACGCCCCGACGGTGACACCGGTCGACGGCACCGGCACCGGGGAGCCGCGCCGGATCGCCGGTGGCCGGTTCCTGATCACCGGTGGCCTGGGCGGGATCGGGCTGCACGTGGCCGAACACCTGGCCGGGGCGGGCTGCGCCCACCTGACCCTGGTGGGCCGGACCGTACCTTCCGAGGGGCCCACCCGGGACCGGCTGGACCGCCTCGCGGATGCCTGTGAGCTGCGGATCCTCGGCGTCGACGTGCGGACCCTGGCCGAGGTGCCGCACGAACGCTACGACGGCGTGTTCCATGCCGCCGGGGTGCTCCGCGACGGCCTGGTCCGCAGCCTCACCGCCGACCGGATCGACGAGGTGTACGCCCCGAAGCTCGGCGGGGTGCACGCGCTCGACGCCGCGTTCCCCGACGCGGCCCGGCCCGGGTTCGTGGTGCTGTTCTCCTCCGTCTCGGCGGTGTACGGCAACCTCGGCCAGGGCTCGTACGGCAGCGCCAACGCCTACCTGGACGGGTACGCGGCCCGTCGTCGGGCGGCCGGCGAGTCCTGGTACAGCCTCGGTTGGGGGCTGTGGCGGGTCGGCATGGGCGAGCCGATCGCCGACGCCGCCGCCGCGCGGGGCGTGCCGGCGCTCACCGCCGACGAGGGTGTCGCGCTGCTGCGGCACGTCCTCGACCTGCCGCCCGCCAACTACGTCCTGTCCGCAGTCCGTGAACCGAAGGACGCACCGATGACCCCTGTGAGCAGCGTCGAGGCCCGGCTGTGGCCGGCCCTGTCGGCGATCCTGAAGAAGACCCTGCACGTCGCGGAGGTGTCGCCGCAGGACAACCTGCTGGAGCTGGGCCTGGACTCGATGATGGCGGTCGAGGTGTCGGCCGCGCTGGCCGCCGAGGGGCTCGACGTGGACCCGGCGACGTTCTTCGACCACGCCGACGTGGACGCCCTGCTGCGCCACCTGGAGCAGCAGCCGCGCCAGGCCGCCGCCACCCCGGACGGCGTTTCGCCGGCTCCGGTCGCGCCGGCCCCAGTCGCGGTGGCCCCAGTCGCGGTGGCCCCGGTGGTGCCGGCCGCGGTGGCGCCCGCGCGGCCGGTCGCCCCGGTCCCCGTCGAGCGGCCGGTACCGGCCGCCGTCGGCCAGCCCGAGACGCCCGCGTTCGTCCCCGACTGGGACCGGTTCCGGGCGGTCGACTCGGCCGCTCCGCCGGACCGGTACGCCGCCTCGTCCCGGGCCGGCACCGTCCCGGCATCCCGACCGGCGACAGCGGGACCGGCCCCGGTGACCCGGCCGGCCGCGCCGAACGGCCACCACCCCGCCCCGAACGGGCACGCTCCGGCCGCGCCGAACGGGCACCGACCGGCACCGGCGCTGACCGGTCCCGCGCCGACGACCGGCCGACCGGTCGATCCGTTCGGGCCGTCGGCCGGCGGTGCCGGGGTGCCCCGCCGGACCCTGCCCGGCCGGCTCGGCGACCGGCCGGACGGTTCCTTCCTGGATCGCCGGATCGACGCGCTGTCCGTGGACGACCGGCAGGTCATCGCCCAGGACGGCTACTTCTACGAGCCGGTGATCGAGGAGAGCAAGGGGGCGTGGATCAAGTTCGACGGCCGCTGGTTCCTCAACTTCGCCTCGTACAGCTATCTCGGCCTGATCGGCCACGACTACATCGACCACCAGGCGCAGCGGGCCCTGGAGAAGCACGGCACCGGCGCGCACGGCGTACGGCTGCTCGCCGGCACCCTGCACCTGCACCGGGAGCTGGAACTGGCGATCGCCCGGTTCCTCGGCACCGAGGACGCCATCGTCTACACCAGCGGCTACATGGCCAACGTGGCGACCGTCGGCGCGCTGGTCGGCCCGGGTGACGTGGTCATCGGGGACGTCTACAACCACGCCAGCATCCTGGACGGGTACCGGCTCTCCGGCGCGAAGGTCATCACGTACGCGCACAACGACCTGGCCGACCTGGAGCGGGCGCTGCGCAAGGCCGGCGACGCCGGCCGGCTGGTCGTCACCGACGCGGTGTTCAGCATGGACGGTGACGTCGCCGACCTGCCCGGGATCCTGGAGCTGTGCGAGCGGTACGACGCGCCGCTGATGGTCGACGAGGCGCACAGCCTCGGTGTGCTGGGCGCGACCGGCCGGGGCATCACCGAGCACTTCGGCATCGACCCGAACCGGGTGCCGGTGAAGATGGGCACCCTGTCCAAGACGGTGCCGAGCACCGGGGGCTACGTCGCCGGCTCGGCCGACCTGATCTTCGCGCTGAAGAACAACGCCCGGGGCTGGATGTTCTCCGCCGCCGGCACCCCGATGCAGGTGGCGGCCGCCCGCGCCGCCATCGAGGTGATCAGCGCCGCCCCGAACCTCCCCGACGACCTGCGGGCCCTCACCGATCGGTACCGCGCGCAACTGCGTGGTCTCGGTTTCGACACCCTGGCCAGCGAGACCCCGGTGGTGCCGATCATCTGCGCCAGCTCCGAGCAGGCCCAGGAGATGGCCCGGCTCTGCCAACAGGAGGGCATCTTCGTCCAACCCATCGTGTACCCCACCGTGCCGAAGGCGCTGCCGCGCCTGCGGACCATCGTCAACCTCAGCCACTCCGCAGACGACCTGGACCAGGCCGTCGCCGTCTTCGCCAAGGCCGGCCGGCAGGTCGGGCTCATCGCCTGA
- a CDS encoding DNA alkylation repair protein: MTGEYGLKRHFNGDAARLIGGKIRDFHPTFDVDGYATEVERRIPGKELKDRVLVLAEGLRSRLPEDYVESVKILLAILGDELAEGEGMFNVSWYLMPVARFVEEWGLDHPEVSLDALAEITKRHTAEYAVRPYVERHYELTMARMADWARDPSHNLRRAASEGIRPRLPWARTLTRFVKDPQPVLEILEPLRSDPSEYVRKSVANNLNDIAKDSPDIALATVLRWSQESRTPETAWIVKHALRTLVKQGNPEALAIVGVTGGEHIRVSSLRLSPRELTLGDSTTLRFEIENTDRRRHTVAVDYVVHHVRKNGQSIPKVFKLTTLDLAPGERRTVEKAHPVREVSTRRYYPGEHLVDIQVNGQILATDRFDLRL; this comes from the coding sequence ATGACTGGCGAATACGGACTGAAGCGGCACTTCAACGGTGACGCCGCCCGCCTCATCGGCGGTAAGATCCGCGACTTTCACCCGACCTTCGATGTCGACGGCTACGCCACCGAGGTGGAACGGCGCATTCCCGGAAAGGAACTGAAGGACCGGGTCCTCGTCCTGGCCGAGGGGCTGCGCAGCCGGCTGCCGGAGGACTACGTCGAGAGCGTGAAGATCCTGCTGGCCATCCTCGGCGACGAACTCGCCGAGGGTGAGGGGATGTTCAACGTGAGCTGGTACCTCATGCCGGTGGCCCGGTTCGTGGAGGAGTGGGGACTGGACCACCCCGAGGTGTCCCTGGACGCCCTGGCCGAGATCACCAAGCGGCACACCGCGGAGTACGCCGTCCGCCCCTACGTCGAGCGGCACTACGAGCTGACCATGGCGCGGATGGCGGACTGGGCCCGCGACCCCAGCCACAACCTGCGTCGGGCGGCCAGCGAGGGCATCCGTCCCCGGCTGCCCTGGGCCCGGACGCTGACCAGGTTCGTCAAGGACCCGCAGCCGGTGCTGGAGATCCTCGAACCGCTGCGCAGCGACCCGTCGGAGTACGTCCGCAAGTCGGTGGCGAACAACCTCAACGACATCGCCAAGGACTCGCCCGACATCGCGCTGGCCACCGTGCTGCGCTGGTCCCAGGAGAGCCGTACCCCGGAGACCGCCTGGATCGTCAAGCACGCCCTGCGCACCCTGGTGAAGCAGGGCAACCCGGAGGCCCTGGCGATCGTCGGGGTGACCGGCGGCGAGCACATCCGGGTGTCGTCGCTGCGGCTGAGTCCGCGCGAGCTGACCCTCGGTGACTCGACCACGCTCCGCTTCGAGATCGAGAACACCGACCGGCGTCGGCACACGGTGGCCGTCGACTACGTGGTGCACCACGTCCGGAAGAACGGCCAGAGCATCCCGAAGGTCTTCAAGCTCACCACCCTCGACCTCGCGCCCGGTGAGCGGCGGACGGTGGAGAAGGCCCACCCCGTCCGAGAGGTCTCCACCCGACGCTACTACCCCGGGGAGCACCTGGTGGACATCCAGGTCAACGGCCAGATCCTGGCCACGGACAGATTCGACCTACGGCTGTGA